Proteins encoded within one genomic window of Arachis ipaensis cultivar K30076 chromosome B08, Araip1.1, whole genome shotgun sequence:
- the LOC107614518 gene encoding protein SRG1 has protein sequence MEVTLKKNSPSGTSILVPSVQELAKQKLSSVPPRYIQPQQDHDLVISEVDHALEIPVIDLQRLLSTEYGDSELAKLHHASKHWGFFQLVNHGVSTCLIEKVKLEMQDFFNLPMSEKKKYWQSPEHMEGFGQAFVQSEDQKLDWADIFYMLTLPNHMRIPHLFPQLPLPFRETMELYSQELKNLAIVIITQMAKALKIEEEEMRELFEDGIQMMRMNYYPPCPEPEKVIGFTPHSDAVGLTILLQANEVEGLQIRKDNGIWVPVKPLSNAFVINIGDILEIITNGVYQSIEHRSTVNNKKERLSIATFYSPKEDAMLGPSQSLITEQTPARFKSVGVMEYYEGFFAQKLTGKSYIDVMKIENHHD, from the exons ATGGAAGTGACCTTGAAGAAGAACAGCCCATCCGGGACATCAATTCTGGTGCCAAGTGTTCAAGAACTGGCCAAACAAAAATTGTCTAGTGTTCCACCCAGATACATTCAGCCACAACAAGATCATGATCTGGTAATCTCTGAAGTTGATCATGCACTTGAGATTCCAGTTATTGATTTGCAGAGATTGCTTTCTACTGAGTATGGAGATTCTGAATTAGCCAAACTTCACCATGCTTCCAAACATTGGGGATTCTTTCAG CTTGTAAACCATGGAGTTAGCACTTGTCTGATTGAGAAGGTAAAGTTGGAGATGCAAGATTTCTTCAACCTTCCAATgtcagaaaagaaaaaatattggcAAAGTCCAGAACATATGGAGGGGTTTGGACAAGCATTTGTTCAGAGTGAAGACCAGAAACTTGATTGGGCTGATATATTCTATATGCTCACACTACCAAACCACATGAGAATTCCCCACTTATTTCCACAACTTCCTCTCCCCTTCAG AGAAACTATGGAACTTTACTCACAAGAATTGAAAAACTTAGCCATAGTTATTATTACCCAAATGGCTAAGGCTTTGAAGATAGAAGAAGAGGAAATGAGAGAATTATTTGAAGATGGAATTCAAATGATGAGGATGAACTATTATCCTCCATGTCCTGAACCGGAAAAGGTTATTGGGTTCACACCACATTCGGATGCAGTTGGTCTAACTATACTCCTACAAGCCAATGAAGTTGAAGGATTGCAGATAAGAAAGGATAATGGCATTTGGGTTCCTGTTAAACCATTATCTAATGCCTTTGTCATCAACATTGGGGACATATTAGAG ATTATAACCAATGGAGTATACCAAAGTATCGAACATCGATCAACGGTgaacaataaaaaagaaagacTTTCAATTGCTACATTTTATAGTCCTAAAGAAGATGCTATGCTAGGTCCTTCACAAAGCTTGATCACTGAACAAACACCAGCACGGTTCAAAAGTGTTGGAGTAATGGAATACTATGAGGGTTTTTTTGCCCAAAAACTTACTGGAAAGTCTTACATAGATGTCATGAAAATAGAGAATCATCATGATTGA